The Paraburkholderia dioscoreae DNA window TGTCGGGCGGCCAGAAGCAGCGCGTGGCAATCGCGCGTGCGCTCGCGATGCGCCCAAAGCTGCTGCTGTTCGACGAGCCGACTTCCGCGCTCGACCCCGAGCTCGTCGGCGAGGTGCTCGACGTGATGCAGACGCTTGCTCGCGAAGGGCAAACGATGATCATCGTCACGCACGAAATCGGCTTCGCGCGTGAAGTCGCCGATACGCTCGTATTCATGGATCGCGGCGCGATCGTCGAAAGCGGCGCGCCCGCTGACGTGATCGATCGCGCGGGAACGTTGCGGGCGCAGGAGTTTTTCCGCAAACTACTCAAGTAGCCGGCGCCAGCGCTCGGCTCGCGCCTCCATCATGTGCGAGGATTGCGCCTTACCGAAAGTGGTGGTCGGAAGGCGACCCGCTTGCGCGGCATCATCGCTTTAACCTGATCGGCATCCTCGCGCGCCTGATCCATGCGGGACGGCGGTGCACCTCGCACGCACGGGAGCGGCATTGCACATTGCAACATCAAAGAACTCGATTGAACCTGCGCTCAGCGGGCAAGCCCTCGTCATTCTTTGGTGCCCGTTCGTCGAGTGACTCCAGGCAGTTTCACTGCTGAAATTCGCGCGAAACGACAGCATTCATTTTTTATCAGTAGAATGCTGCAATCGCAAAGGTCCGGATTGTTCCAGAACCGGTCTTCAGGCCCGGCAGGCTAAAGGAGTCCCGTTAAGACCGTGATGCCATTAGCACAGGTGCTGCCGCGAGATGACGGGGTTAAGTCAAGTGCATGACCTGTCTGGCCGATACAGTTCGGGAGGAAATGGTATGCCGCCCGGAAAGAACGGGTTGCTGTGGCGACAACTGGAATACCGTTGACGACGCTTCGTCACCTGCACCGGGGAACCCATCGACGCTGAACTGGCCGACCTACCGGCCCGGGTATGGCACCAGATTTCAAACCAACTTGTCGTGGTACTTACCTAGCCGAAATACTGTGTATTCCAAAACACAAATTGATCCGATAGTGAGCTTCCGCAACTCGCAGGGCGAGCAGGTGCGGGGCACGATCATCAATCTCCAGCGAAAGTCCCTGGTGATGGAGATCTATAACCCGTACTCGATTGTCCAGGTCAGCGAGGTGCTGAGCGACCTGTCGGTCAAGATGGGCACGGAACACGCCTATTCGGGTAAGGCGGTCGTAATCAGCATGGTCAATACCGGCCTGACCGCCATTGTCTCCGTGACGCTGATCGCCGAGTGGCTGGAACTGAGCGGCGGCGCGCTGGAAGCCCCCGCGGTGGGGGAAGAAGCCCGCCGGTTCGTGCAGGACTGGTCCGAGCGTTTCAAGATCCGCCGCGACTACCAGATCGCGGTCAACCAGATCCGGGCTTTTCTCTCAGACATGTCGCGCTGGGTCGAGCAGGCCGACCTGGTCGACACCATGCCGAAGGAAGGCAAAACCCTGCGCCAGGACTTCTTCCTCGAACTGGCATCGCCGCTGATGGAAAGGACCAAGGTCTACTTCGACGAATTCGAAGGCGAGGCGCGGCTGGTCGACGAAGAACTCGCGCCGGCACACCGTGCCTTTGCCCAGGCCGCGCTACATCCCCTGCTGCTGCGCTCGCCCTTCGTCTTCCGCACCTTCACGAAGCCGCTGGGCTATGCCGGTGACTACCAGATGGTCAACCAGATGCTCGACGATCCCCGCCAGGGTCCGAGCACGTATTTCCAGATCGTCAACGCGGCCTTCCTGCAGACGGCCGTGGCACGCGCGCACCGCAATCGCGTCGAACTGCTGGTGGACTACCTGACCCGGCTGGCCAATGAAGCGCGCGCCGCGCAGCGGCCGTTCCGGGTGCTGAACGTGGGTTGCGGCCCCGCTCAGGAGATCCAGCGCTTCATGCACGAATACGACGAACCAGAGTGGCTGACGTTCGAACTGCTCGACTTCAGCCAGGAGACACTGGACTGGACGCGCGACCGCCTGGGATCCATCGCACAGAAAACGGGCAGGCGCATGACCATCAGCTATACGCATGATTCGGTCCATCACCTGCTCAAGCGCCGGATGGATGCCGACGCAGCAGATGTCCGCGAGTTCGACGCGGTCTATTGCGCCGGCCTGTTCGACTACCTGTCGGACAAGGTCTGTGCCCGGCTGAACCAGCATTTCGCCAGCCGCACCAGACGGGGCGGCCGTCTGCTGGTGACCAATGTCCACGCCGACAACCCGGAGCGCTTCAGCATGGAGCACGTGCTGGAGTGGTACCTGATCTATCGCAACGAGGCACAGATGGCTGAAATCATGCCGGACAGTTGCGGCGAGCCGCGCCTGTACACGGACTCGACCGGCGTCAATGTGTTTGCCGAGGTGATGATCGGCCAGCAGCAAGTAGCCTGAGATGACAACGTCCCTGGCTGGGCTGCATTCGAACTATCGTGAAGAGCTGCGCGACTACCGGTTGCTGTGCAGCAAGGCGGGCGGCCTGACCGTAATCGTGCTGGTGCTGATGGGCGTGGCGCTGGACTATGTCGTGTATCCGGCCGAGCAGAAGCGCTTTGCTATCGTTCGGGTGCTGACCAGCGCAGCCATCGGCCTCGCCTTGCTCTCGCTTTGCACTGAAGCAGGCAAACGCCACGTGCAGGTCATCACCTTTTTCTGGCTGCTGCTGCCGCAGGCAATGATCTCCTGGATGATTTATGTCACGCAGGGCGGGGAGTCGCTGTTCTATGCCGGGCTCACGCTGACAATCTTTGCGGTCGGGATCCTGTTTCCCTCGGGCTACTGGCAGACGCTGGCATTCGGCCTGGTTACGGTTCTGCTCTACTACATTGCCTGCGCCGCACACCCGGGCGGCATACAGAACCCAAGCAAGTTTCAATTCCAGCTAATCCTGATTTTCTTCTGCGCGCTGGCCAGCTCCATTTACACCTACTTCAACGAGAAGGGCCGCTTCCAGCTTTTCCGGCTAAAAGATGAGGTGGCGCACAAAAACGACCAGCTCGCGCGCACCAATGACAGCCTCGCGCAGATCAAGGGCCAGTTGCTGCAGCAGGAGAAGATGGCTGCAATCGGTACGTTGTCCGCGGGGCTGCTCCACGAGGTCAACAACCCGGTGAACTTCTGCCTGATGGCCATCGAAGTGGCGATGGAAGAACCGCAGGCCAAGGACAGCCCGTCGCTGCAGGAGTGCCTGACGGACGTCAAGCAGGGCATGCTCCGCATACAGCATATCGTGTCGGACCTGAAGACCTTTGCCTACCGCAAACCCGGTGCGACGGCAGAGAACGTGCCGTTCCTGTTCGAGAAGGCGCTTGACGCATCGATCCGGCTGAGCGCGCATGAACTGCGCGGCGTGAAGGTCACGCGCGAGCTGTCCACCGACACGCTCGTGCTGGGCGACGAAGCCGCCATCATCGGCGTGCTCATCAACCTGTTCTCGAATGCCGCTCTGGCCATGCACAAGGCCGGCACCGTCTCGCCGCAGGTCCATGTCACGGCGCAATGGCGCGATGACCGGCTGCACGTGACCGTGCGCGACAACGGGCCGGGGATCGCCGCCGAGAATCTGGCGCGGGTGTTCGAACCATTCTTTACTACCCGCGACGTCGGCCAGGGCCTTGGCCTCGGCCTGTCCATCAGCTATGCAGTGGTCGAACGGCACGGCGGCACACTGTTTGCGGAAAGCCAGTTGGGCCAGTGGACCGCGTTCAATTTTGACCTGCCGCGTGTCGAGTGATGTCGAGATGAAAGAAACCCAGCAAGCGCGGCACACTGTCGTCTATGTGGACGATGAGGAGCTGGCCCGCAAGTACTTTGCACGCGCAGCCGGCAGCGACTATGAAGTGCTGCTCG harbors:
- a CDS encoding class I SAM-dependent methyltransferase, which translates into the protein MYSKTQIDPIVSFRNSQGEQVRGTIINLQRKSLVMEIYNPYSIVQVSEVLSDLSVKMGTEHAYSGKAVVISMVNTGLTAIVSVTLIAEWLELSGGALEAPAVGEEARRFVQDWSERFKIRRDYQIAVNQIRAFLSDMSRWVEQADLVDTMPKEGKTLRQDFFLELASPLMERTKVYFDEFEGEARLVDEELAPAHRAFAQAALHPLLLRSPFVFRTFTKPLGYAGDYQMVNQMLDDPRQGPSTYFQIVNAAFLQTAVARAHRNRVELLVDYLTRLANEARAAQRPFRVLNVGCGPAQEIQRFMHEYDEPEWLTFELLDFSQETLDWTRDRLGSIAQKTGRRMTISYTHDSVHHLLKRRMDADAADVREFDAVYCAGLFDYLSDKVCARLNQHFASRTRRGGRLLVTNVHADNPERFSMEHVLEWYLIYRNEAQMAEIMPDSCGEPRLYTDSTGVNVFAEVMIGQQQVA
- a CDS encoding sensor histidine kinase is translated as MTTSLAGLHSNYREELRDYRLLCSKAGGLTVIVLVLMGVALDYVVYPAEQKRFAIVRVLTSAAIGLALLSLCTEAGKRHVQVITFFWLLLPQAMISWMIYVTQGGESLFYAGLTLTIFAVGILFPSGYWQTLAFGLVTVLLYYIACAAHPGGIQNPSKFQFQLILIFFCALASSIYTYFNEKGRFQLFRLKDEVAHKNDQLARTNDSLAQIKGQLLQQEKMAAIGTLSAGLLHEVNNPVNFCLMAIEVAMEEPQAKDSPSLQECLTDVKQGMLRIQHIVSDLKTFAYRKPGATAENVPFLFEKALDASIRLSAHELRGVKVTRELSTDTLVLGDEAAIIGVLINLFSNAALAMHKAGTVSPQVHVTAQWRDDRLHVTVRDNGPGIAAENLARVFEPFFTTRDVGQGLGLGLSISYAVVERHGGTLFAESQLGQWTAFNFDLPRVE